The following proteins are encoded in a genomic region of Gloeomargarita sp. SKYB120:
- the speE gene encoding polyamine aminopropyltransferase, whose translation MTTSQFHQIQFIEFWDGRTGQTFGVEDLLYSQRSPYQHVQVWQTDAFGRVLTLDGLVMFTERDEFVYHEMISHPALCLLDHPQRVLVVGGGDGGTVREVLRHPSVERVDLVEIDALVIETARRFFPWMACAFDDPRLQLHITDGVAFVAQAPAQTYDVVIVDSTDPVGMAEGLFGPAFYRDVARILQPAGVLTTQTESPFDRLFQKTIQAAHQCLRQLFPVVAMYLAFIPSYPTGMWSFTLASKERHPVQDFDPQRAASLAPQLRYYNADIHRAAFALPTFVRQQLENRGD comes from the coding sequence ATGACAACGTCTCAGTTTCACCAGATTCAGTTCATCGAGTTCTGGGACGGGCGCACGGGGCAAACCTTCGGCGTGGAGGACTTGCTCTACAGCCAGCGCAGCCCCTATCAGCACGTCCAAGTCTGGCAAACGGATGCCTTTGGGCGCGTGCTAACCCTGGATGGCCTGGTCATGTTCACCGAGCGGGATGAATTTGTTTATCATGAGATGATCAGCCATCCGGCTTTGTGCCTGCTGGACCATCCCCAGCGGGTGCTAGTAGTAGGTGGCGGCGATGGAGGCACGGTGCGGGAAGTATTGCGCCATCCCAGCGTCGAACGGGTGGACCTGGTGGAGATTGACGCCCTGGTGATTGAAACGGCCCGCCGGTTTTTCCCTTGGATGGCCTGCGCCTTTGACGACCCCCGGTTGCAACTGCACATCACCGATGGGGTGGCCTTTGTGGCTCAAGCGCCGGCCCAGACCTACGACGTGGTGATTGTGGACTCGACAGACCCGGTGGGTATGGCTGAAGGACTGTTTGGCCCAGCGTTTTACCGGGACGTGGCCCGGATCTTGCAACCGGCGGGGGTGCTGACGACCCAAACCGAGTCCCCCTTTGACCGGCTGTTTCAAAAGACCATCCAGGCGGCCCACCAGTGCCTGCGCCAGCTTTTTCCCGTTGTGGCGATGTATCTGGCGTTTATCCCTTCCTACCCGACCGGCATGTGGTCCTTTACGCTGGCTAGCAAAGAACGTCATCCGGTGCAGGACTTTGACCCCCAGCGGGCGGCATCCCTCGCTCCCCAACTGCGCTATTACAACGCCGACATTCATCGCGCGGCGTTTGCCCTACCGACGTTCGTGCGACAACAATTGGAAAATCGCGGCGATTAA
- the speD gene encoding adenosylmethionine decarboxylase, with protein MQALGRQILVEFYQCDPRVLNDEARIAQILLEGVRRSRATIITDLFHSFSPYGVSGVVVIAESHVAIHTWPEYGYAAVDIFTCGETIDPWVIQQYLQEQLQARSLSSMELKRGLFPTPVRHKPAAMAQVG; from the coding sequence ATGCAAGCACTCGGAAGACAAATCCTGGTCGAGTTCTACCAGTGCGACCCACGGGTGCTCAACGATGAGGCCCGTATTGCCCAGATCCTACTGGAGGGGGTCCGACGGTCTAGAGCGACGATCATTACGGATTTGTTCCACTCTTTTAGTCCCTATGGCGTCAGCGGTGTGGTTGTCATCGCGGAATCCCACGTGGCAATCCACACTTGGCCGGAGTACGGCTATGCGGCGGTAGACATCTTCACCTGCGGGGAAACGATTGACCCTTGGGTGATCCAGCAGTACTTGCAGGAGCAGCTCCAGGCCCGCAGTTTGTCCAGCATGGAACTCAAGCGGGGGTTGTTCCCGACTCCGGTGCGACATAAACCGGCGGCGATGGCACAGGTGGGCTGA
- a CDS encoding TerB family tellurite resistance protein produces the protein MLPAQPLDAPLSLWEGVAAVGVLMMHADEDLASEEQEALVQFLVGQGVDPPAAQAAIHKVLQVCQEAGQAALEAAAYAAVAGTPQADTALRLAVRIALADGFVLLEENAALLNLMRGLGVSESRLEQIIQEELRQDERFRSLLEEGPD, from the coding sequence GTGTTACCTGCTCAGCCATTGGATGCTCCCTTGAGCCTATGGGAGGGAGTTGCTGCTGTTGGGGTTTTGATGATGCACGCTGACGAGGACCTGGCCTCTGAAGAACAAGAGGCGCTGGTGCAATTCCTAGTCGGCCAGGGAGTTGACCCACCAGCGGCCCAGGCGGCGATTCACAAAGTGTTGCAGGTGTGCCAGGAAGCGGGTCAAGCGGCCTTGGAGGCAGCGGCCTACGCAGCGGTTGCCGGCACGCCCCAAGCTGATACGGCGCTGCGCTTGGCGGTGCGCATTGCCCTGGCGGATGGCTTTGTCTTGCTCGAGGAAAATGCGGCTTTACTCAATCTGATGCGGGGCTTAGGGGTCAGCGAGTCCCGCTTGGAGCAAATCATCCAAGAGGAACTGCGGCAGGATGAGCGGTTTCGGTCGCTGCTGGAGGAGGGACCGGACTGA
- a CDS encoding CHAD domain-containing protein, with product MGTTTMEPMTLGWWIHQHLGKAVRKWRKQEEGVKQGEDPEAIHQMRVAMRRLRSLLKGFEAVLDVPRVARKVGMLSRVLGQARDADVMLERLETRYLPVLPSQEQETLKGWIRQLRRQRQEQQRELVALLHSATYERVQKAWREWLDHPRWQPLGDRAVEVTLPHFLLMAWGELSLHPGWDIHGVADNPEGLHDLRKQIKRTRYLWEFAGDWLGEALQEPLGWLREAQEVLGQLQDGFVLEEQLGLKCPALEESLLHDRTELWRQWQTLRAQLQSRENHQRIYSGIGGRCLSPVPPPAATETAHPAAVPLG from the coding sequence TTGGGGACGACGACGATGGAACCGATGACCCTGGGGTGGTGGATTCACCAGCATCTAGGCAAGGCCGTTCGCAAGTGGCGCAAGCAGGAGGAGGGCGTCAAGCAGGGGGAAGACCCGGAAGCGATTCACCAGATGCGAGTGGCCATGCGGCGATTGCGGTCGCTGTTAAAGGGGTTTGAGGCGGTGCTCGATGTGCCCCGCGTGGCCCGCAAGGTGGGCATGCTCAGCCGGGTGTTGGGCCAGGCCCGCGATGCCGATGTGATGCTGGAACGGCTGGAAACCCGCTACTTGCCAGTGTTGCCGAGCCAGGAGCAGGAGACACTCAAGGGATGGATCCGGCAATTGCGTCGCCAGCGGCAAGAACAGCAACGGGAGTTGGTAGCCCTGTTGCATTCGGCGACCTACGAGCGGGTGCAAAAAGCCTGGCGCGAGTGGTTAGACCATCCCCGTTGGCAACCCTTGGGCGACCGGGCGGTGGAGGTGACGCTACCCCATTTCTTGCTGATGGCCTGGGGAGAACTGTCCTTGCATCCGGGGTGGGACATCCACGGCGTTGCCGATAACCCCGAGGGCCTGCACGACCTGCGCAAGCAAATCAAACGCACTCGTTATTTGTGGGAGTTTGCCGGCGATTGGCTCGGGGAGGCGTTGCAGGAGCCACTGGGTTGGCTGCGGGAAGCGCAAGAGGTGCTGGGGCAACTCCAGGATGGGTTTGTGCTGGAGGAACAACTGGGATTGAAGTGCCCCGCCCTCGAGGAAAGCCTACTTCATGACCGGACGGAACTCTGGCGGCAGTGGCAAACCCTGCGGGCGCAACTCCAGAGCCGTGAGAATCACCAGCGGATTTACAGTGGCATTGGCGGTCGTTGCCTCAGTCCGGTCCCTCCTCCAGCAGCGACCGAAACCGCTCATCCTGCCGCAGTTCCTCTTGGATGA